One Natronorubrum halophilum genomic window, CCGACGAAAGCAACACCCGCGACGAGAACAGCCACCAGGAGGACGACAGCGAGCGCGTCGATCACGTTGACGACACCGAAGAGATTGCCGTCGTCGTCGATTAGCGGCATAGACGAAGATCACTCGAGCAGGTCATTGTTGGCATGAGGTAACTCCCATAATATAATCGTTTCCTGTCGGATCCTGGCAATATCAATGCTGAGACTCTCGGCGATCGGGAGTGCTACGAGGAGGACGGTGACAGTCACGATCCGGATCGCCGGACGCATTCGTCTCCCTGCTGGACCGTGACTGACTCGATCGTATCGATGACCGTACGGCGATGCGCGCCCGAGCGCTCACCGCGGTACATCACTGATTACCGGGTCCGCCGATTCGGTTTTTCGGGTCGCGCTCGAGTGATCGTGCCCGTCTTCGAGTGCCAACAGCCACAACGGTTAACTGCGTGTTAACTGTCATCTACGGCTCACCACAGTGTTTATATTCGTAGAGTTTCCCCCTCGTATAATGTTGACGGGATGGCGGTATCGGATTATCAGTAGCCTGGGAGCGGTCGTTCTCACCGTCTGTGCAGTGCTCGCCGCGAACCATCCCGTCGCCCAATCGGTGTTTACTACCCACGTTCCGCTGTTCAATCGCCTCGAGGTGACCGTCCTCACCGGGCGGTCGCTCCAGTGGGCGGTGGTGTTGAGCGTGGTAGCGGTCGCCGGGAGTCTGCTCCCGCTGTACAAGCCGCGGCCGCGGCGGATCCTGCAGACGGTCTTTCTGACGCAACAGCGCGTCCTCGCGGGCGGCCTGGCGCTGGCGACGCTCGGCTATTTCAAGTGGTCGCACAGATTGCCCCGCGCGACGCTCGCCATGACGATCGGGATCCTCGCCGTGGTCGTCCCCGTCTGGTTCGTCTGGATCCGGCGGCGACCCGCGGGCGGATCCGAACGGGCGCTGCTCGTGGGGGACGACCTCGAACAGCTCGAGCAGGTCGCGCCCGCCATCGAGGGGCCGGTGGTCGGCTATCTGTGCCCGACGAGCGCACTTTCGGATCCGGCGGCCCGAAGTAATGACCCGGAAGCGGCGATCACAGACGGTGGCGTGGCGATCGAGAACGGCGATCCGAACTCTGACCGGGACGCTGGATCGCGGGATCTCGAGCGCGTCCTCGAGGCAATCGAGACGCGCGGACGACTCGGCGTGCTTGATCGTCTCGGCGGGCTCTCGAGGCTCGAGGACGTCTTGCTCGAGTACGATGTCGATACGGCCGTGCTCGCGTTCGAACGCGCCGATCGCGCGGAGTTCTTCGGCGCGCTGGACGCCTGCCACAGACACGGTGTGAACGTGCAGGTCCACCGGGAGTACGCCGACAGCGTGTTGATCTCGAAAGGGGACGTTGGGGAGCTAGTTGACGTGGATATCGAGCCCTGGGACCCGCTCGATCACCTGTTCAAGCGCCTGTTCGATGTCGCGTTCGCACTGGCTGGTCTCCTCGTTTTCGCGCCGGTGCTGGGCGTGATCGCTGCCGCGATCAAACTCGATAGTCCAGGGCCGGTGTTCTACAACCAGGACCGGACGGCCGGGTTCGGCGAGACCTTCCCCGTGTACAAGTTTCGGTCGATGATTCCCGAGGGGGAGGACGCGACGCCGACGGCGGACGGGGACAACGACCGGATCACGCGCGTCGGGCGAGTGCTTCGGCGAACCCATCTCGACGAACTGCCACAGCTGTGGTCGATATTCGTCGGGGACATGAGCGTCGTCGGGCCGCGGGCCGCCTGGATCGAGGAAGAGGTGTTGCTCGAGGAAGACGCGCCGGCCTGGCGCAAGCGCTGGTTCGTCAAGCCCGGACTGACCGGGTTAGCGCAGATCAACGATATCAAGAGCACCGATCCGAACGCGAAGCTGCGCTACGACCTCGAGTACATCCGAAAACAGTCGTTCTGGTTCGACGTAACGATCGTGATTCGGCAGCTGTGGAAAGTTCTCGAGGACGTGTGGGAAATCGTTCGGTCCCGGTGAACGGACGGCGGTCAACTCAGTTCGAGTCGTCCTCGATCCCGCCGACCTCGATCCGAGAGCCGTTCATCACGTCGGTCTCGCTCACGTCGACGCGCTCGTCACCGACCGAATACGCACCTGCGTACGGCACCGTCACCTCGAGGCGACCGTCTTCCCCGACCGGTACTTCGCGTTCGTACGCGAACGACTCGTCGCCGACGGACACGTCCGTCCGCACGTCGACGGTGTCACCCGGCTCACCCGGAGCGTCGATCGTCGCCCCCGGAACGACGGCGAACGCCGCCGCGGATCGCTCGTCGTCCACGGAGAGCAACTGGTAGTGTGCGAGCGCATCGCCACCGTCGCCGCCGGCACCGAGATCCTCGAGCAATCTCACCTGTGCGCTCTCGGCCGGCGCGTCGCCGTCGACCTCGGTCACGACGACGTATCCGACCCTGTCTTCGAACTGCTCGTAGTGGCCGTCCGGGTCGTCGCCGGAGCGAAAGTCGTCGTAGTTCGACATCGCGTAGTCGTAGCGCTGTGATTCCCCGCTCACGAAGTAGTTGTACATCCGGTTGTCGCCCCACTCGCTCAGGACGAAGCTCTGCGGGTACGCACGGTCCGTCTCCGCCGCGTGTTCCTCGATCGCGACCACGGCTTCGTACTGCCCGTCGTCGTGCGTTATCTGCCCGGAGAGACCTGGAACGTAGAGCAAACTCATCCCGCAGACCAGCAAACCGATCCCGAGGATATACGCCGCCTTTCGCCCGTCGGGAAGCGCGATCGAACGGGTGTCGTTCCCGCCATCGGTCGCGACAGGACGCGCCTGTCCGGTCCCCCCTCGCAGCGGAAGCGGCCGCCGCGCGAGATCGATCACCGAGAGGGCGTAGACGAATCCGAACCCACCCAGCACGGACAGCGGGATCACAAACTGCGCCGCAAAGCGGACCTGTATCGCCGCGAACACCATGAACACCGACGCGTACACCGCCAGCAGTACCCACGCCGGTTCGTACCGGCGGGAGGCGATCCAGACCGCCCAGACGAGGACGGCGAGCCCGAGATAGAAGCCCACTCCGATCTGGATCAACGGCCCGAAAATGACCGCGTAATCGACGGTGAACAGCGAGGCCGTTTCGGTGGCTCCGTCCCGGAAGAGCAGGTCGTCGGCCCGCCCTCGAGCGTCCGCCCAGTTCTCGGGCCGAAGCCGCCGAAGTGCGTACAGCACCAGACCGGCCACGCCGGCCTCGAGCGCGACCAATCCTCCGGTACGGACCTCGAGATGTCGCCACAGATCACCCAGCGCGAGAACGGCAACGGCACCGCCGAGTACGAGCACGGGCGTATAGGCGACGAACGCCAGCCGCCAGCCCCAGTTCGCGTGGAGCCAGACCGACAGTCCGGACCCGATTCCGAGCCCGACCAGCACGGGGAGATTCGCCAGCGTCGGCGAGATCCGCTCGCGGGCGTCGACGGCCGCTCGCAGTCCGATGTATACGGCCAGCGGGATGAACACGAGCGGTGACCCGCCCCAGAGATGCACCGAGACGCCGAGCGCCACGCCCAGTACGACCGCACTAATCCACGTCATTGGCGACCCGAGATGCTCGCGGACGGCCGTCCGGGCATCCATCGATTCGCGCCGTCGAGTCAGATCGACCGCGAGCCACGCGAGCGTCAGCAGCGTGACACCCAGCCAGAAGTACTGGTGCAGTCGGTGCTCGAGAAAGCCGACCTGCGTGTACACCGCGTGCACGGGCGCAACTGCGAGCAACACGACGGATGCGATCCCCACGCGTACGTCCCTCGTGACGACGACGGCGAGCGCGTAGACGACCACGCCGAGTGCGAGCGTCGCAGCGACGGGGAGCCAGGTCGCGACCAGTTCGGCTGCCCACTGATCGCCGCCGAACAGCGTCGCGATCCACCAGTTCAGCGCGTGGGTCAACGGCCGCCGGGAGAGCGCGCCGGGAGGCATCTCCGCGAGCATCCCGATATCGGTCGGACTCGCCGACTCCGCCAGCAGTTCCTCCATCCAGTAGCGATAGAAGTACGGATCGTTCCCCGGGGAGACGACGCGACCGTCCCGAAACACCGACCGAAACTGCGTGATCCGCATGACGAACGCGAGGAACAGTGCGCCGGCCAATCCGGCGAGCGCTCGACGATCACCCCAGATACCGAGTTCGAACGAATCGAGCCCGCCGACGGGACCGGTATCGCTCGACTCCTTGGGAACCTCCTCACCGGCGAGGACGGCCTCGACCGCCCCGACGTCCGCGACACGATACTCGCCGTCCGCCTTCGTGACGATTCCGCGGGAAACGAGTTCGCCGAACGTCCCCGAATCCAGTTCGATGTCGTCGAACGTCCAGGTCGATGACGCCGAATCGGCCTCGAGCACGACCTCGAGCGCACGCTCCCCGTCGTCGCGGTCGTCGAGAAACGCGGTCGTCGCATCCGAAACCGCACTCGAGTCGGCGTCGTCGGTCATTGGACAGTACGTGAGTGTAGAGTGCTATCATATTTTCGTTCCGAACATTCAGGTACGTACACCGGTCGTGATCGATCGATTCGGACGGTAAGTGTCCGATCACTCGCCGGAACCGGGGCTGAAAGTGGCCGATAGAGCGTGCCGAAAACGCGCCCTGCAGCGCCCGTCCACGAAACGAGGTTCGGAGAACGGACCGGACCTCAGTCATCCGAAAACGCCCCCGTCGCTCATTCCACGGTCACGCTTTTGGCCAGGTTCCGCGGTTTGTCGATCGATCGCCCCATGAGGTTCGCGAGCCAGTAGGCGAACAACTGCAACTGCACGTTCGCGACCACGGCGACGTTTAGCTCGTCGGTGGCCGGCACCTCCAGGACGTAATCGGCGTACCGGCCGGCCTCCGATTGGCCGTCGGTCACGACCACGACCGGGGCGTCCCGAGCTTCGACCTCCTTGATGTTCGACAGCGTCTTCCGGGCCGTCGACCCGTCGCCCGTGACGACCGCAACCACCGGCGTGTCCGCGGTTACCAGCGCCAGCGGCCCGTGTTTCAACTCGCCGGCGGCGAACCCCTCCGCGTGCTCGTAGGTGATCTCCTTACACTTGAGTGCGCCCTCGAGCGCGACCGGATACGCCAGGTCCCGGCCGATGAAAAAGAAGGCGTCGGAGCCGACCAGTTCCTCGGCGACGGCCCGTGCACGCGAGGTGTCGAGTACGGATTGGATCTGGTCGGGGACGGCCCGCAAAGATTTGATATCCGCATAGGAGACCGAGTCGCTGAGTTCGCCCGCCAGGAGCGTCAGCGCGAGTTGCTGGCTGGCGAACGTCTTCGTCGCCGCAACGCCGACCTCCGGCCCGGCGCGGATGTACATGGTTTCGTCGCACGCGCGCGTGGCAGAACTCCCGACGGTGTTGGTCACCACCAGCGTCCGGGCACCCGCCTGCCCGGCCTCGCGCAGCGCCCGCAGCGTATCCGCCGTTTCCCCGCTCTGGGTGACGCCGACGACGAGCGTCTCCTCGTCGACGGGGATCCGATCGGTCGTGTACTCGCTCGCGATGTACGCGGTCGCTCCGACGCCGTTGCGCCGACAGAGCGCGGCCCCGTAGAGCGCCGCGTGATACGACGTGCCGCAGGCGACGAACTGGATCCGGCCCGCATCCTCGAGCGAGCACTCCTCGAGCGTCACCTCGCCCCGGAGT contains:
- a CDS encoding sugar transferase yields the protein MLTGWRYRIISSLGAVVLTVCAVLAANHPVAQSVFTTHVPLFNRLEVTVLTGRSLQWAVVLSVVAVAGSLLPLYKPRPRRILQTVFLTQQRVLAGGLALATLGYFKWSHRLPRATLAMTIGILAVVVPVWFVWIRRRPAGGSERALLVGDDLEQLEQVAPAIEGPVVGYLCPTSALSDPAARSNDPEAAITDGGVAIENGDPNSDRDAGSRDLERVLEAIETRGRLGVLDRLGGLSRLEDVLLEYDVDTAVLAFERADRAEFFGALDACHRHGVNVQVHREYADSVLISKGDVGELVDVDIEPWDPLDHLFKRLFDVAFALAGLLVFAPVLGVIAAAIKLDSPGPVFYNQDRTAGFGETFPVYKFRSMIPEGEDATPTADGDNDRITRVGRVLRRTHLDELPQLWSIFVGDMSVVGPRAAWIEEEVLLEEDAPAWRKRWFVKPGLTGLAQINDIKSTDPNAKLRYDLEYIRKQSFWFDVTIVIRQLWKVLEDVWEIVRSR
- a CDS encoding MFS transporter, which translates into the protein MTDDADSSAVSDATTAFLDDRDDGERALEVVLEADSASSTWTFDDIELDSGTFGELVSRGIVTKADGEYRVADVGAVEAVLAGEEVPKESSDTGPVGGLDSFELGIWGDRRALAGLAGALFLAFVMRITQFRSVFRDGRVVSPGNDPYFYRYWMEELLAESASPTDIGMLAEMPPGALSRRPLTHALNWWIATLFGGDQWAAELVATWLPVAATLALGVVVYALAVVVTRDVRVGIASVVLLAVAPVHAVYTQVGFLEHRLHQYFWLGVTLLTLAWLAVDLTRRRESMDARTAVREHLGSPMTWISAVVLGVALGVSVHLWGGSPLVFIPLAVYIGLRAAVDARERISPTLANLPVLVGLGIGSGLSVWLHANWGWRLAFVAYTPVLVLGGAVAVLALGDLWRHLEVRTGGLVALEAGVAGLVLYALRRLRPENWADARGRADDLLFRDGATETASLFTVDYAVIFGPLIQIGVGFYLGLAVLVWAVWIASRRYEPAWVLLAVYASVFMVFAAIQVRFAAQFVIPLSVLGGFGFVYALSVIDLARRPLPLRGGTGQARPVATDGGNDTRSIALPDGRKAAYILGIGLLVCGMSLLYVPGLSGQITHDDGQYEAVVAIEEHAAETDRAYPQSFVLSEWGDNRMYNYFVSGESQRYDYAMSNYDDFRSGDDPDGHYEQFEDRVGYVVVTEVDGDAPAESAQVRLLEDLGAGGDGGDALAHYQLLSVDDERSAAAFAVVPGATIDAPGEPGDTVDVRTDVSVGDESFAYEREVPVGEDGRLEVTVPYAGAYSVGDERVDVSETDVMNGSRIEVGGIEDDSN
- the glmS gene encoding glutamine--fructose-6-phosphate transaminase (isomerizing), with amino-acid sequence MCGIIGAAGSDGGPDAIDVLFEGLSALEYRGYDSAGVALANSPLEVYKARGELEALRSTVPAAELRGRTTGIGHTRWSTHGPPSDANAHPHTDTDRRVAVVHNGIIENYQSLRDELIGAGVEFASDTDTEVVPHLIASQLDAGAEPEPAFRRAVDRIEGSYAIAAVFEGETGIYGVRNESPLVLGVGEETRYLASDVPAFIAQTDRVVYLEDGEFVHLTGDGVRVTDSSGRPVETSVETVDWDAEDTGKSGYDHYMLKEIHEQPTALRQCLRGRVDELRGEVTLEECSLEDAGRIQFVACGTSYHAALYGAALCRRNGVGATAYIASEYTTDRIPVDEETLVVGVTQSGETADTLRALREAGQAGARTLVVTNTVGSSATRACDETMYIRAGPEVGVAATKTFASQQLALTLLAGELSDSVSYADIKSLRAVPDQIQSVLDTSRARAVAEELVGSDAFFFIGRDLAYPVALEGALKCKEITYEHAEGFAAGELKHGPLALVTADTPVVAVVTGDGSTARKTLSNIKEVEARDAPVVVVTDGQSEAGRYADYVLEVPATDELNVAVVANVQLQLFAYWLANLMGRSIDKPRNLAKSVTVE